One genomic window of Candidatus Baltobacteraceae bacterium includes the following:
- the def gene encoding peptide deformylase encodes MPYIREIVRDGHPTLRKVAKKVDPKEIADPLFQQLIDDMFATMYDAPGVGLAAPQVNVSKRFFVMDVHDDEYEPAVVINPKIESAEEEIEMTEGCLSVPGMVGEIVRFKRVAVSGLDRNGEKIRLEGDGLLAQCLQHEIDHLNGVLYVDNARNIRPAVTEEEKEIAETASE; translated from the coding sequence ATGCCCTACATCCGCGAAATCGTTCGGGACGGTCATCCGACGCTGCGCAAGGTCGCCAAGAAGGTCGACCCCAAGGAAATTGCCGATCCGCTTTTTCAGCAGCTCATCGACGACATGTTCGCGACCATGTACGACGCGCCGGGTGTGGGTTTGGCCGCTCCGCAGGTCAACGTCTCGAAACGATTCTTCGTAATGGACGTTCACGACGACGAGTACGAGCCCGCCGTCGTGATCAATCCGAAGATCGAGAGCGCGGAAGAAGAAATAGAGATGACCGAGGGCTGTCTGTCGGTCCCCGGAATGGTCGGCGAGATCGTGCGCTTCAAACGCGTTGCGGTGAGCGGCCTCGATCGCAACGGCGAAAAGATTCGCTTGGAAGGCGACGGCCTGCTCGCACAGTGCCTGCAGCATGAGATCGATCACCTCAACGGCGTGCTCTACGTCGACAACGCCCGTAACATCCGCCCGGCCGTTACCGAGGAAGAGAAAGAGATCGCAGAAACGGCGTCGGAGTGA
- the fmt gene encoding methionyl-tRNA formyltransferase: MKTLFFGTSAFAVPSLRVTAARSQLAGVVTQPDRPAGRGQKLTPSPVKACALELGTRVYEPRKLREFAESIAGEGFDLFALASYGRILPEELLSLPRLGALNVHPSLLPKYRGATPIQTALRNGDSETGVSIMLMDAGLDTGEVVLGERVPIASGETYGELHDRLAIIGAELLGHALDLAASGGALPHSPQRGEPTLTKPIAKEDLIVDWSWPSQRIVDHVRAYSPQPAARATVDGETVKVLRAHVGEEGKVEIDELIAPNRGRMSWSQYVQGK; this comes from the coding sequence GTGAAGACGCTTTTTTTTGGAACGAGCGCCTTTGCCGTTCCGAGTCTGCGCGTGACGGCCGCGCGTTCGCAGCTCGCCGGCGTCGTCACGCAGCCCGATCGTCCCGCCGGGCGCGGCCAGAAGCTGACGCCTTCGCCCGTGAAGGCGTGCGCGCTCGAACTCGGCACACGCGTGTACGAGCCGCGCAAATTGCGCGAATTCGCAGAGTCGATCGCAGGCGAAGGCTTCGACCTTTTCGCGCTGGCTTCGTACGGCCGGATCTTACCCGAAGAGCTGCTCTCGCTGCCGCGGCTTGGCGCGCTCAACGTCCATCCGTCGCTATTGCCGAAGTATCGCGGCGCGACGCCCATTCAAACGGCGTTGCGCAACGGCGACAGCGAAACCGGCGTCAGCATCATGCTGATGGACGCGGGGCTCGATACCGGCGAGGTCGTGCTGGGCGAGCGGGTGCCGATCGCTTCCGGCGAGACGTACGGCGAGCTTCACGATCGTCTGGCGATTATTGGCGCCGAGCTGCTCGGACACGCCCTCGATCTTGCCGCGAGCGGCGGCGCACTGCCCCACTCGCCACAGCGCGGCGAACCCACGCTCACCAAACCGATCGCGAAGGAAGATCTGATCGTCGACTGGTCGTGGCCTTCACAGCGTATCGTCGATCACGTGCGCGCCTACTCGCCGCAGCCGGCGGCGCGGGCGACCGTCGACGGCGAAACCGTGAAAGTTCTGCGCGCTCACGTCGGCGAAGAAGGAAAAGTCGAAATCGACGAACTCATCGCACCCAACCGCGGCCGCATGTCGTGGTCGCAATACGTGCAAGGCAAATAG
- a CDS encoding transcription antitermination factor NusB has protein sequence MSARDVALAVVRDVFPAQSNLAERGAQEALDYRVRKAGLSAQDRAFATELAYGSIKMRRTLDWYLEPFVGERKQPLPPAIREILRLAVYELAYTRADQHATVFEFVNLSKRFGHRGLANLTNAVLRSFLRANPPPPQREMFELEEEYLGTRYSLPAWLVRQWRQTFGERTEAVCAAVNDPAQAAIVVNTLVNTRDEVAERLEGAGVAAAASPIVAESLLVRAAGALAAIEGETAARWWQQSESSAMPVDVLNPQPGEAVLDVCSGRGNKALQIGVRLGGEGTLLCIERDPRKAQTLDRRLEEAGIPAGTVIGDATAELLPAEQRFDRILVDAPCSGIGVVGRHPEARWKKLGTDGERLALTQRGVLERVASHVQPGGALVYAVCSTDPRETIEVVEWFLSRHNFERGLIPAAYETLLTDSGDVLVPPGIDGRDGFYIARLESRT, from the coding sequence GTGAGTGCGCGCGATGTGGCGCTAGCGGTCGTTCGCGACGTCTTTCCGGCGCAGAGCAATCTGGCCGAGCGGGGCGCGCAGGAAGCGCTGGATTATCGCGTGCGCAAGGCCGGCCTCAGCGCGCAGGACCGCGCCTTCGCCACGGAGCTGGCGTACGGCTCGATCAAGATGCGCCGCACCTTGGATTGGTACTTGGAACCGTTCGTGGGCGAGCGCAAGCAGCCGCTGCCGCCGGCGATCCGGGAAATTCTGCGTCTAGCCGTCTACGAGCTGGCATACACGCGGGCCGATCAGCACGCGACCGTCTTCGAGTTCGTGAACTTGTCCAAGCGCTTCGGCCACCGGGGCCTCGCAAATCTCACCAACGCCGTCTTGCGCTCGTTCTTGCGTGCGAATCCGCCGCCGCCCCAACGCGAGATGTTCGAACTCGAAGAAGAGTACCTCGGAACGCGCTACTCGCTGCCCGCGTGGCTGGTACGGCAGTGGCGGCAAACGTTCGGCGAACGCACCGAAGCCGTCTGCGCGGCCGTGAACGATCCCGCGCAAGCCGCGATCGTCGTCAACACGCTCGTCAACACGCGCGACGAGGTTGCCGAGCGGCTCGAGGGTGCCGGCGTCGCCGCGGCCGCATCGCCCATCGTCGCGGAATCGCTGCTCGTACGCGCTGCGGGCGCACTGGCTGCAATTGAAGGCGAAACGGCGGCGCGCTGGTGGCAGCAATCGGAAAGTTCGGCGATGCCGGTCGACGTGCTCAATCCGCAACCCGGTGAAGCGGTTCTCGACGTCTGCAGCGGCCGCGGCAACAAGGCGCTTCAGATTGGCGTGCGCCTTGGCGGCGAGGGGACGCTCTTGTGCATCGAGCGCGACCCGCGCAAGGCGCAGACGCTGGACCGGCGTCTCGAGGAGGCTGGAATCCCGGCCGGCACCGTTATCGGTGACGCTACGGCCGAGCTGTTACCGGCCGAACAGCGCTTCGATCGTATCCTCGTCGACGCGCCCTGCTCGGGAATCGGCGTGGTCGGACGGCACCCTGAAGCGCGTTGGAAGAAGCTCGGGACCGACGGCGAACGCCTTGCTCTCACGCAGCGCGGCGTGCTCGAGCGCGTGGCGTCTCACGTCCAACCCGGCGGCGCGCTCGTATATGCAGTCTGTTCGACGGATCCGCGAGAAACGATTGAAGTAGTGGAGTGGTTTTTGTCCCGGCATAACTTCGAACGCGGCCTGATACCGGCCGCGTACGAGACCTTGCTCACGGATAGCGGCGACGTGCTCGTACCTCCCGGCATCGACGGCCGCGACGGATTTTACATCGCGCGGTTAGAGAGTCGGACTTGA
- a CDS encoding FhaA domain-containing protein — MSFLDRVEQACAAFIERTFAKTFPSDLEPTQIARKLVATMEARTRGGEGAMYAPGSYLVYVNPDDFARLAEHQAYLEREWAELLRDLAGRVGVKFLEGDPNIEMSPRESIPAGAVEVTAIGEATVAIDATIPRPPGAGRRFHLRMIKGVPAYGVYFVEGRAQIGRSEESDVFLVDPSVSRTHAIVEVDGMQPVVRDLGSTNGTFVNGERIEARQLEDGDELMFGNTRMRFEASGA, encoded by the coding sequence GTGTCGTTTCTGGATCGCGTCGAGCAGGCGTGTGCGGCGTTCATCGAGCGCACGTTTGCCAAGACGTTTCCCAGCGACCTCGAGCCGACTCAAATCGCGCGCAAGCTCGTCGCGACGATGGAAGCGCGCACGCGCGGCGGCGAGGGCGCGATGTACGCCCCGGGCTCGTACCTCGTGTACGTCAATCCGGACGATTTCGCGCGGCTTGCCGAGCATCAGGCGTATCTCGAACGGGAATGGGCCGAGTTGCTGCGCGATTTGGCCGGCCGCGTCGGCGTCAAGTTCCTCGAGGGTGATCCCAACATCGAGATGTCGCCGCGCGAGAGCATTCCCGCGGGCGCAGTCGAGGTGACCGCAATCGGCGAGGCCACCGTCGCGATCGACGCGACGATTCCGCGGCCGCCCGGGGCCGGTCGCCGGTTTCATCTGCGAATGATTAAAGGCGTGCCGGCTTACGGGGTATACTTTGTAGAGGGACGGGCGCAGATCGGGCGCAGTGAAGAAAGCGACGTCTTTCTCGTCGACCCGAGCGTCTCGCGCACGCATGCGATCGTCGAGGTGGACGGCATGCAACCGGTCGTGCGCGATCTCGGTTCCACGAACGGCACCTTCGTCAACGGCGAGCGAATCGAGGCCAGGCAGCTCGAAGATGGGGATGAATTGATGTTCGGGAACACGCGGATGCGGTTCGAGGCAAGCGGAGCGTAA
- a CDS encoding FHA domain-containing protein, which yields MVLFGAAVEAQLRVGSLEILAGLAVVAVAATRPRIRPASEAGRLVPMRLTLEIFEQGQTRRFEGRPPFEIGRGADAELSLRDPEVSRQHACFQSRNGIVYVDDLQSRNGTFLNGRRVTEAIEVREGDAVDVGTTRMMVRTVEEWT from the coding sequence ATGGTCCTATTCGGCGCGGCAGTGGAAGCGCAGTTGCGAGTCGGCTCGCTCGAGATTCTTGCTGGGCTGGCCGTCGTCGCCGTAGCCGCCACCCGCCCGCGCATTCGTCCCGCCAGCGAGGCCGGACGCCTCGTCCCGATGCGCCTCACCTTGGAAATCTTCGAGCAGGGCCAGACGCGCCGCTTCGAAGGCCGACCCCCGTTTGAGATCGGCCGCGGTGCCGACGCCGAGCTCTCGTTGCGCGATCCGGAGGTCAGCCGGCAGCACGCTTGCTTCCAGAGCCGCAACGGCATCGTCTACGTCGACGATCTGCAAAGCCGCAACGGAACCTTTCTCAACGGAAGGCGCGTTACAGAAGCGATCGAGGTGCGCGAAGGCGACGCCGTCGACGTCGGAACGACGCGCATGATGGTACGTACGGTGGAAGAATGGACTTAA
- a CDS encoding FtsW/RodA/SpoVE family cell cycle protein → MAGALAISALILTFAPPHTIGPWWMLALLGFLAMGWVLVQPPGSVRDDMLPALAIVLAALGLAIVARLSPELAQKQQAWLLVSLVLVLAFGPAFSNFRRFAAYKYLWVIGSLVLFGLLLAFGQEVNGARLWIKLGPVEYEPIELIKLFIVFFLAAYLAEMADVIAEARPWSLRANLKYLGPLFIGWGASMAILVVQRDLGMATLLLLTFATLLFVATRRVDIVVLGAAIFAGVAYWAVRHYPYVQTRIAVWRNPFSDPLGAGFQSSQSYYALAAGGVFGTGYRLGHPGFIPDVATDYVYAAFSEEFGVIGALIVLVIFLGLVRRILATGLEQPDLYTKLLAAGLGATLGFQIFIIVGGVIGLFPLTGITLPFVSYGGSSLVANFLLVALVWAMSSRPRRTSPNTS, encoded by the coding sequence ATGGCCGGCGCATTGGCAATCTCCGCGCTCATCCTAACCTTCGCCCCTCCCCATACCATCGGTCCGTGGTGGATGCTCGCCCTGCTCGGATTTCTTGCGATGGGGTGGGTGCTGGTGCAGCCGCCGGGGTCGGTGCGCGACGACATGCTCCCGGCGTTGGCGATCGTGTTGGCAGCGCTCGGCTTGGCCATCGTCGCGCGCCTCTCGCCCGAGCTCGCGCAAAAACAGCAAGCGTGGCTGCTCGTGTCGCTCGTTCTGGTGCTCGCATTCGGACCGGCTTTTTCGAACTTTCGACGCTTCGCCGCGTACAAATATCTGTGGGTGATCGGATCGCTCGTCCTCTTCGGCCTACTGCTCGCCTTCGGTCAAGAGGTCAACGGAGCACGGCTTTGGATCAAGCTCGGTCCGGTCGAGTACGAACCGATCGAACTCATCAAACTCTTCATCGTCTTCTTTCTCGCGGCGTATCTGGCGGAAATGGCCGACGTGATCGCCGAGGCGCGACCGTGGTCGCTGCGCGCCAACCTCAAATATCTCGGGCCGCTGTTCATCGGGTGGGGCGCCTCGATGGCGATCTTGGTCGTTCAACGCGACCTCGGTATGGCTACGCTCTTGCTGCTGACGTTTGCAACGTTGCTGTTCGTCGCGACGCGCCGCGTGGACATCGTCGTGCTCGGCGCCGCCATCTTTGCGGGCGTCGCGTACTGGGCGGTTCGCCACTATCCGTACGTGCAGACGCGCATCGCCGTGTGGCGCAATCCCTTTTCCGATCCGCTCGGCGCGGGCTTTCAGTCGTCGCAATCCTATTACGCGCTCGCGGCCGGCGGGGTGTTCGGCACCGGTTATCGCTTAGGGCATCCCGGCTTCATTCCCGACGTCGCGACCGACTACGTGTACGCCGCGTTCTCCGAAGAGTTCGGAGTGATCGGCGCGCTGATCGTCCTGGTCATCTTTTTGGGACTCGTGCGCCGCATTCTCGCGACCGGCCTGGAACAGCCCGATCTCTACACGAAGCTGCTGGCCGCCGGTCTCGGAGCGACCTTGGGATTTCAAATCTTCATTATCGTTGGCGGCGTCATCGGACTCTTTCCGCTCACCGGCATCACGCTGCCGTTCGTCTCGTACGGCGGCAGCTCGCTCGTGGCGAACTTTCTACTCGTCGCTCTCGTGTGGGCGATGAGCTCCCGGCCCAGACGCACGTCGCCGAATACTTCTTGA
- a CDS encoding divergent polysaccharide deacetylase family protein — protein MRSAFWWALIAGALAAIGAGYVQASVQTRPPPIAQLRSNPETLPAPQPGVRREAQTQALDDAFAQDEVVVDRARTPQPQWQSEQLQLVVGICGSSVAAESGFLRLRYPVAFVLDPAAEQARAFADLVRDNGDALLVQLDEPPAVQTLAALRRTIGQFDGIASRHTAGMAVALHGTGLAFFDERGDAANGDTFARMGVRLVRRDVTADNRGGLGYVTFMLGRAAALSRRNGPVVVFVRPQPSTLEALADFGAAHDVRMIALQ, from the coding sequence ATGCGGAGTGCGTTTTGGTGGGCGCTGATTGCCGGAGCTTTGGCCGCTATCGGCGCGGGGTACGTGCAGGCGAGCGTGCAGACGCGGCCGCCGCCGATCGCGCAACTCCGTTCGAACCCTGAAACGCTCCCCGCGCCGCAGCCCGGCGTCAGGCGCGAAGCGCAGACGCAAGCGCTCGACGATGCCTTCGCGCAAGACGAGGTCGTCGTCGATCGCGCCCGAACGCCGCAGCCGCAGTGGCAAAGCGAGCAGTTGCAGCTCGTGGTCGGGATTTGCGGCAGTTCCGTTGCCGCCGAGTCGGGCTTCTTGCGGCTGCGGTATCCGGTCGCATTCGTCCTCGATCCGGCGGCCGAGCAGGCGCGCGCCTTTGCCGATCTCGTGCGCGACAACGGTGACGCGCTGCTGGTGCAGCTCGACGAGCCGCCCGCGGTGCAAACGCTCGCGGCGCTTCGTCGAACGATCGGGCAGTTCGACGGCATTGCGTCGCGCCACACAGCCGGAATGGCGGTCGCGCTGCACGGCACCGGGCTGGCGTTTTTCGACGAGCGTGGCGACGCGGCAAATGGGGACACGTTCGCGCGAATGGGCGTAAGACTCGTGCGGCGCGACGTGACCGCCGACAACCGGGGTGGTCTGGGCTACGTGACGTTCATGCTTGGCCGGGCGGCGGCGCTCTCGCGGCGCAACGGTCCCGTCGTCGTCTTCGTCCGGCCGCAGCCGTCGACGCTGGAAGCGCTTGCGGACTTCGGCGCGGCGCACGACGTGCGCATGATCGCCTTGCAATAG
- a CDS encoding cytochrome c codes for MSRLAAAASLAWLLVLLPACGSRAAKSDAGARVSQAIAKINPASANDGGRVYIKNCSSCHQVDGRGVPGAFPPLAANPLVTGNPLRTIAIVKFGVSGKTMVEGGGYNGTMPAWGQLISDEDIASVVSYIRASWHNDAKPVTLGDVATASK; via the coding sequence GTGTCACGTCTTGCCGCAGCGGCATCGCTCGCCTGGCTGCTCGTGCTGCTTCCCGCCTGCGGCTCGCGAGCGGCCAAGTCCGACGCGGGCGCGCGAGTTTCGCAAGCCATCGCCAAGATCAATCCGGCGTCGGCCAACGACGGCGGCCGCGTGTATATCAAGAACTGCTCGAGCTGCCACCAGGTCGACGGCCGCGGCGTCCCCGGCGCATTTCCGCCGCTCGCCGCAAACCCGCTCGTCACCGGAAATCCGCTGCGAACGATCGCCATCGTCAAGTTCGGTGTGAGCGGGAAGACGATGGTGGAGGGCGGCGGCTATAACGGAACGATGCCGGCGTGGGGACAGCTCATTTCCGACGAGGACATAGCGTCGGTCGTCAGCTACATCCGCGCCTCATGGCACAACGACGCCAAACCCGTCACTCTGGGCGACGTTGCTACGGCGTCGAAATAA
- a CDS encoding alpha/beta fold hydrolase: MRKIIAPIVALAITACSNSSVPTLPRQSSSARFAVPARGKIDRLFFVTTLSKSRMSAGLFGKVITELGGAPKCAVKLFGIKYETVGVNGERANASAAFFIPQAPCKPPFPLVGYAHGTNPVKEQLITSPKTTSATWTAPDQDPVVVAAVFAAHGYAVAATDYLGLGLSTYPFHPYLHAASEASAVVDSMRAARAAALKLNVRLSGKVFLTGHSQGGQSAVATQRAIEAQYSGEFNLRGDAPSSGPYALTQTFEDSLQHQSQDAPILAAYILPGYQKIYGNVYAHPTQIFKNPYASRIDALLPVATYRDEKKLYGKTLPLQLGALLQPAFVKSFLNDPSSPARQDTADNDLLGGWVPKAPVWLCGGRRDPEVEFKNAEKAKAYFLAHGVTVTLTNVNRLIPKDVPITDYHVVVALFCLPLARSQFFDGLK, translated from the coding sequence ATGCGTAAAATTATTGCGCCGATCGTCGCCCTCGCGATAACCGCCTGCTCGAATTCGTCCGTGCCGACGCTGCCGCGCCAGTCCTCCTCGGCACGGTTCGCGGTGCCGGCGCGCGGAAAGATCGATCGCCTGTTCTTCGTGACGACGCTGAGCAAATCGCGAATGTCGGCGGGTCTGTTCGGCAAGGTGATTACCGAATTGGGTGGTGCTCCGAAGTGCGCCGTGAAGCTCTTCGGCATCAAGTATGAAACCGTGGGCGTCAACGGCGAACGAGCAAACGCCAGCGCCGCGTTTTTCATTCCGCAGGCGCCGTGTAAGCCGCCGTTTCCGCTGGTAGGGTACGCGCACGGCACGAATCCAGTCAAAGAGCAGCTGATCACCAGCCCCAAAACGACCAGCGCCACCTGGACTGCGCCCGATCAAGATCCCGTCGTCGTCGCCGCCGTCTTCGCCGCGCACGGCTATGCCGTTGCCGCGACCGACTACCTCGGCCTGGGGCTCTCGACGTATCCGTTCCACCCGTATCTGCACGCTGCGTCCGAAGCGTCGGCCGTGGTCGATTCGATGCGCGCCGCGCGCGCGGCCGCGCTGAAGTTGAACGTGCGCCTCTCCGGCAAAGTGTTTCTCACGGGCCATTCGCAGGGCGGCCAGTCGGCGGTAGCGACACAACGCGCGATCGAAGCGCAGTACTCGGGCGAGTTCAACTTGCGCGGGGACGCGCCGTCGAGCGGTCCGTACGCGCTCACGCAAACGTTCGAAGATTCGCTGCAGCACCAATCGCAAGACGCGCCGATCCTCGCGGCCTACATCTTGCCCGGCTACCAGAAGATCTACGGAAACGTCTACGCGCATCCAACGCAGATCTTCAAGAATCCATACGCGTCGCGCATCGACGCACTGCTGCCCGTCGCGACCTATCGCGACGAGAAGAAGCTCTACGGCAAGACGCTGCCGCTGCAGCTCGGAGCGCTGCTGCAGCCGGCCTTCGTGAAGAGCTTCCTCAACGATCCGTCGAGCCCGGCGCGCCAGGATACGGCCGATAACGATCTGCTGGGCGGCTGGGTGCCCAAGGCGCCCGTTTGGCTGTGCGGGGGCAGGCGCGACCCCGAAGTCGAGTTCAAGAATGCCGAGAAGGCCAAAGCGTACTTCCTAGCCCACGGCGTCACCGTGACGTTGACCAACGTCAACCGCCTGATCCCCAAGGACGTCCCCATCACGGATTACCACGTGGTCGTGGCGCTGTTCTGTCTGCCGCTGGCGCGCAGCCAGTTCTTCGACGGCCTAAAATAG
- a CDS encoding copper homeostasis protein CutC produces the protein MIVTTVDEALTAAAGGAGRVELVADRDCGGLTPDVSTVKAVLEAVAIPVHVMARPQARTFTYRGADREALLRDLSRIAALKPATIVTGALDDRRCIDVPLLRDILDAAGGLPITFHRAFDQLADVEAGFDVLAEFGQIARVLTSGGAADAWGGRAVLAGLVAKRSGPIVVPAAGIHEGNVRDLLAATQAREIHVGNGARIGGRIDRERVASLKRAMSAL, from the coding sequence GTGATCGTGACCACCGTCGATGAGGCGCTTACCGCGGCCGCGGGCGGTGCCGGCCGCGTCGAACTGGTCGCGGATCGAGACTGCGGGGGACTTACGCCGGACGTTTCGACGGTGAAAGCAGTCCTTGAAGCCGTTGCGATTCCAGTTCACGTCATGGCGCGGCCGCAGGCTCGCACGTTTACCTATCGCGGTGCGGACCGGGAGGCGCTCCTTCGCGACCTGTCCCGCATCGCCGCGCTCAAACCCGCAACGATCGTGACCGGGGCGCTGGACGATCGCCGCTGCATCGACGTTCCGCTGCTGCGCGACATTCTCGACGCTGCCGGCGGGTTACCGATAACGTTTCATCGCGCGTTCGATCAACTCGCGGATGTAGAGGCCGGCTTCGACGTTCTAGCCGAGTTCGGACAGATTGCTCGCGTTCTCACATCCGGCGGTGCTGCAGATGCGTGGGGCGGGCGCGCCGTGCTCGCGGGTCTGGTCGCAAAGCGCAGCGGCCCGATCGTGGTGCCGGCTGCCGGGATCCACGAGGGAAACGTGCGCGATTTGCTCGCGGCAACGCAGGCACGGGAAATCCACGTCGGCAACGGCGCGCGCATCGGAGGCCGGATAGATAGGGAGCGAGTCGCGTCGCTGAAAAGGGCGATGAGCGCGCTATGA
- a CDS encoding N(4)-(beta-N-acetylglucosaminyl)-L-asparaginase: MVKRSAFIASVAGSAAVAAGRPEIAEAHAQTSPVFVNTWSDSFPYLPIAGDVYKKSGSLMDAVEKAINAVEDDPNIHTVGYGGFPNADGEVELDAAIMDGTLVRAGSVCSLQTIKNPISVARALMENTYHTTIAGAGALKFAREMGFRSTDLLTPQARAAWEAWKRDPHHQTYWLPGHSPANSSHHDTVGLLGYDGRGHVVAGCSTSGIAWKLPGRVADSSLVGCGLYADDNVGAAAGTGDGDVMTNYCLSFLVVTLMGQGLSPQRACEEGLRHMARTDPKTTSIQAAVIAVSNRGTVGAAQMRSDSRFHYGVWRDGSAKLHVAAAIVTAVQ, encoded by the coding sequence ATGGTGAAGCGAAGTGCGTTCATTGCGTCGGTGGCCGGGTCGGCCGCGGTTGCCGCCGGTCGTCCGGAGATCGCTGAGGCGCACGCGCAGACGTCGCCCGTCTTCGTCAATACGTGGAGCGATAGTTTCCCGTATTTGCCGATTGCCGGCGACGTCTATAAAAAGAGCGGTTCGCTGATGGATGCCGTCGAGAAGGCCATCAATGCCGTCGAAGACGATCCGAACATCCACACGGTCGGCTATGGCGGCTTTCCGAATGCAGACGGCGAGGTGGAGCTCGATGCGGCCATTATGGATGGCACCCTCGTGCGCGCGGGAAGTGTGTGCAGCCTGCAGACGATCAAGAATCCGATCTCGGTCGCGCGGGCGCTGATGGAGAATACGTATCATACGACGATTGCGGGTGCCGGTGCGCTGAAGTTCGCGCGCGAGATGGGATTTAGATCGACGGACTTGCTGACGCCCCAAGCGCGCGCCGCGTGGGAAGCGTGGAAGCGGGACCCGCACCATCAGACGTATTGGCTGCCCGGACATTCGCCCGCGAACTCGTCACACCACGACACGGTGGGTTTGCTCGGGTACGACGGCAGAGGCCACGTCGTCGCCGGCTGTTCGACGAGCGGCATCGCTTGGAAGCTACCGGGTCGCGTAGCGGATTCATCGTTGGTCGGCTGTGGGCTCTACGCCGACGATAACGTTGGCGCGGCCGCGGGGACCGGCGACGGCGACGTGATGACGAACTACTGTTTGAGTTTTCTAGTCGTGACGCTGATGGGGCAAGGCCTTTCGCCGCAACGAGCGTGCGAAGAAGGCTTGCGGCACATGGCGCGCACCGACCCGAAGACGACGTCGATCCAAGCCGCAGTGATTGCCGTTAGCAATCGCGGCACCGTCGGCGCCGCACAGATGCGCAGCGACTCACGGTTCCATTACGGTGTCTGGCGCGACGGATCCGCGAAGCTGCACGTCGCCGCAGCAATCGTAACGGCGGTGCAGTGA